CAGCCTTTTACGCGTTTCTAATCATCGGTTTTACTTATTTTTACACGGCGGTGATTATGAATCCGGTGGACGTGGCGGATAACATCAAGAAGTATGGAGGCTTTATCCCTGGAATCAGACCGGGAAAACCTACGGCGGAATACATCAGCAAGGTCTTGAGCCGCATAACTCTGGCGGGTGCTATTTTCCTTGCGTTCATCGCCATCCTGCCGAACTTTGTGCTGATGATAACGCGAATACCGAATATATATTTCGGCGGCACGGCCCTTCTGATTGTGGTCGGTGTGGCATTAGATACCATGAAGCAACTGGAGTCGCACCTATTGATGCGCAGTTATCAGGGGTTTATTAAGTAGAATGATTTCGAAGAAAACGGCACGTGAAATACGTTATATGGCGGAAGCGGGCCGGATTGTGGCGTTGACCCTGCAGGAGTTGAAGAAGGCCATAAGGCCCGGGGTTACCACGATCGAGCTTGATGCCCTTGCCGAGGAATTTATCCGGCGGCAGGGGGCAAAGCCGGCGTTCAAGGGGCTTTACGGCTTCCCGGCGACCATCTGCGCTTCCATAAACGAGCAGGTGGTACACGGTATTCCGGGATCACGCAAGCTGAAGGAAGGCGAAATAATCAGCATCGACGTCGGTACGGAAGTAAGCGGTTTTTACGGGGACGGAGCCGCTACCTATCCGGTTGGTGAAGTAAGCCGCATTGCTGCCCGGCTCTTAGAAACGACATGTGAGGCGCTCGATCAAGGAATCGCTATGGCAGTCTCGGGGAACCGTTTATCGGACATATCCCACGCCGTACAAAAGCATGTAGAGAGTCATGGGTTTTCGGTCGTACGTGACTTTGTCGGACACGGGATAGGTAAAAAGATGCACGAAGAACCTCAGATACCGAACTTTGGCCCGCCCGGACGCGGCCCGCGACTCGAGGAAGGGATGACGTTGGCCATTGAGCCTATGGTCAATATAGGCACACATGAGGTTAAGGTTCTCGAAGATAATTGGACTGTAATTACCAGAGACGGTAAGTTATCGGCCCATTTTGAGCATACTGTGGCCGTCCGGGATGGGAAGGCGGAGATCCTTACCCGTGCGTAATACGGGGGTTATGATAGATTTGATCGACGCAAAAGAGGAAGTATTGTTAGGCCGGTTGGTGAGTTCCACCGCCGGAAGAGACGCGGGGCATTATTACCTTGTTTTTGGAATTGTGTCAGAGCGTATGTTAAAACTGGTTGACGGCATTGTGCGACGAACGGAAAATCCAAAGGAGAAAAATGTCAGGCACCTGAGGTTTTATCCTGCGGTTGCACGGGAGGTAACGGAAAAATTAACAAATGGCGAGAAGCTAACAAACGCAGAAATAAGGCAGGCACTGGCGCAAATGGAAAAGCCAGAATAGGCAGGTCGGTGATCTTGGGAGGGAAGCTCCATGGCCAAACAGGATGTAATTGAGGTGGAGGGTACCGTCGTTGAACCGTTGCCCAACGCAATGTTCAGGGTTGAACTTCCCAACGGGCACAAGGTTTTGGCGCACGTCTCTGGTAAGATACGGATGCACTTTATCCGGATCCTTCCCGGGGACAGAGTGACGGTGGAGCTTTCACCATACGATCTCACCAGAGGCCGAATAGTATATCGTTACAAATAGCATCCGGTCAGGTCGTAATAGTACTGCCGCAAGGGGGGTTTGATGTGAAGGTAAGGCCGTCCGTTAAGGTGATGTGTGAAAAATGCAAGATAATCCGGCGTAAAGGGAAAGTAATGGTGATTTGCGCTAATCCAAAGCACAAGCAAAAACAAGGTTAGGGGGGTAATGGAGCTTGGCACGTATTTCCGGGGTTGATTTACCCAAGGACAAGCGGGTGGAGGTTGCGCTGACCTATATTTTTGGCATCGGCCGTTCCACCGCGAAAAAGGTTCTGGCTAAGACCAGAGTTAATCCCGACACGCGGGTGAAGAACCTCACAGAGGAGGAAGTCATCCGCCTGCGGGAGATAATCGACAGGGAACAAAAGGTGGAGGGCGACCTACGGCGTGAGACGTCGCTGAACATCAAGCGGCTGATGGAAATCGGCTGCTATAAAGGGTTGCGGCATCGCCGGGGAATGCCCGTGCACGGGCAACGTACGCGTACCAACGCCAGAACGCGCAAGGGACCGCGCAGAACAGTGGGCGTGAGGAGAAAAAAGTAGGGAGGTAAACGATGGCACGGCGTACAAGGACTAAGAAGAAGGAAAGGAAAAACATCGAGGTGGGCGTGGCCCATATCAAGTCCACTTTCAATAACACCATGGTTGCTATCGCGGATACCAACGGCAACACGGTGGCATGGGCGAGCGCCGGCACGGTTGGTTTCAAGGGCAGCCGTAAAAGCACTCCTTTTGCCGCGCAGATGGCTGCCGAAAAGGTGGCGCGCGAGGCGATGGAACACGGAATGAAAGAAGTTTCGGTACTGGTAAAGGGCCCCGGGGCGGGACGCGAGGCTGCAATTCGATCGCTTCAAGCCGCGGGTCTTCAGGTAAGCCTGATTAAAGACGTTACCCCAGTTCCGCACAATGGTTGCCGGGCGCCGAAGCGCCGGCGGGTATAGGAGGAGTTGGCATAAATGGCGCGATACACTGAGGCACGATGCCGGCTGTGTCGGCGTGAAGGGATCAAGTTGTATCTAAAGGGTGACAGGTGTTACGGCACGCACTGCGGGGTTGAGCGGCGGAACTCTCCTCCCGGACAGCAGACACGGTCAAGGCGGAAGGTCACGGAATATGCCGTCCAATTGCGTGAAAAGCAGAAGGTGCGGCGGATCTACGGAGTACTTGAAGCCCAGTTCCGTAATTACTTTGAAAAGGCCGAAAGACAGAGGGGAGTTACCGGTGATAATCTGTTAAGACTGCTTGAACGGCGCCTTGATAACGTGGTTTACCGTCTGGGACTTGCAGCTTCTCGTTCGGAGGCGCGGCAACTTATCGGACATGGCCATTTCCGGGTAAATGGGCGAAAGGTCAATATTCCGTCGTTTTTAGTGCGTATAGGGCAGAAGATTTCCATAGACAGCGCTGCCGAGTCACCCCGAATAAAGGAACTGATCGAGCGGGCATCGCAGAACACACCGCCGGCCTGGCTAAGTTACGATTCCGATTCGGCAACAGGCGAAGCGATTTCATATCCGACCAGGGAACAGATTGATATACCCGTCAAGGAACAACTAATAGTTGAGCTATACTCACGTTAGGGATTCCGGATGAGTATCGCGGGCCATAATCATGAAGAGGGTATAGGTATCTCCCTGTAGGTGACATGCTTTGTCGACAAGACCGGAGGCCGCGATAAACGAGCATGACCGGGAAGAATCAGGATACAAGAAGTCGGAAGTTGGATGATTGAATGACCTCTGACATCCTGTATCGGACTTCCAAAACAGTCGGTGGAGTTTTACGCGAGGTTCCGCGGGAGTAAATCTCCGCAAGGAGGGCGGTTTATGATTGAAATTGAAAAACCCAAGATCCAATGTGAAGCGTTTTCTCCCACAGGTGATTACGGACGTTTTGTGGTTGAGCCGCTGGAGCGCGGCTACGGTATTACCATCGGTAATTCCCTGCGCAGGGTGTTGCTTTCGTCAATCCCCGGCGGCGCGGTTACAGCGGTAAAAATAGAAGGCGTTCTACACGAATTCGCATCTGTTCCCGGTGTCCGCGAGGATGTGACGGAACTGATTTTGAACCTTAAGGGTTTAAAGATTAAGATGCACACGGACGAAGAGCGTATCCTTCGCATCGAGGCGATGGGCGAAAGAACTGTGAACGCGTCAGATATAATAGGCGATGCAGATGTGGAAATCATCAACCCGGAACATTATATAGCAAGCCTGTCGCCGGATGCCCGCCTTTTTGTGGAGATGACGGTATCGCGCGGGAGAGGTTACGTACCGGCAGAACGGCATAAGGCCGAATTCGTCATCGGCGTGGTGCCTGTCGATGCGGATTTCTCCCCTGTCAAAAAGGTCAGTTATAATGTTGAAACCATACGCATCGGACCGGCGACCGATTACGACAAACTGGTCCTCGAGGTTTGGACCAACGGCTGCGTCAGGCCCGATGAAGCGGTAAGTTTGGCCGCACGCATTCTCTACGAGCATTTCCATCTTTTCGTCGGCTTGAGCGACACGGTAAGCAAGATGGAAATAATGGTGGAAAAAGAAGAAGAAAAGAAGAACAGACTGCTGGAGATGCCGATAGAAGAGCTGGATCTGTCGGTGCGCTCGTATAATTGTCTAAAACGCGCCGGTATTAACACCGTGGAGGAATTAATTGAGCGCGACGAGGAAGAAATGATCAAAGTCCGAAACCTTGGGAAAAAATCGCTTGAAGAGGTAAAATTAAAGCTTGCTGAACTCGGGCTTTCGCTAAGAAAAAACGGCGAGTAAGTGAAGGATGGAAGAAAAAGCACTCTCAGGAATCATTGGTAAGGGGGGTCAGACGGAGATGGGCTATAGAAGGTTCGGGGTTTTGGCCGGGCACAGGAAGTCGATTTTGAGAAACATGGTTACATCGTTATTTAAAGAAGAAAAGATAACCACAACGGAGACCCGGGCAAAAGAGGTAAGGAGCATAGCGGAAAGAATGGTCACCCTGGCGAAACGAGGCGACTTGCCGGCGCGCCGGCAGGCGCTCCGATATATTTATGATGAAGAAGTCGTGCAGAAGCTTTTCAACAACATCGGACCGCGTTACCAGACTAAACCCGGAGGTTATACACGCATGCTGAAAATAGGGCAGAGACGTGGCGACGCGGCTGAGATGGTGGTTTTGGAATTGGTGTGAACGAGGTACGTGAACGCAACGTCGCACTAAGAATTACTTATGATGGTACCACCTTCCACGGCTTTCAGAAGCAACCCGGGTTAAGAACCGTGCAGGGGGTGCTGGAAGAGCAAATCGAGCGCCTGAGCGGCGCTTCCTGCCCCCTGAAGGCCGCGGGCCGGACCGATGCGGGAGTGCACGCGCGGGGACAGGTTGTTTCCTTCGGCCTTAAGGGGTGGCAGATCCCGGCGGCACGGTTGGTTCCGGCGTTGAACGGCGCGTTACCGGCAGAAATTAGTATTTTGGAGGCGGCTGAGGTTCCTTTAGGATTTCACCCGCGTTATGACGCCGTAAGTAAGACTTACCGCTATACAGTTTTTCGGCGGGCAGTACGTTGCCCGCTTTCGCGTCTTTATTCGCTCCATTTTCCGGAAGCGCTTGATGTCGGGCTGATGCGGGCGGTGGCGTCCGATCTCAGCGGCAAACACGATTTCAGCGCCTTCCAGAATACCGGCCGGCCGGTAAAGTCGGCGGTGAGGACGCTTATGGAAGCTCGAATAGTGGAAAATTGGCCGTATATGTATTTTGTTTTTACTGCGGAAGGGTTTCTATACCAGATGGTACGAATTCTTGTGGGCACCCTGATGGAAGTCGGGCGTGGCGTACGGGATCGCATGGTCGTGCAACAGGCGCTAAAAAACGGGAACAGGCGCCTCGCAGGACCCACGGCGCCTGCTCAAGGGTTATGCCTGGAACGGGTGGTTTACGAGCGGGAGATATTTGGGGGGGTGAAATCCAGCGCAAGAATTCAGTAGATAAAATTCAGAAGTTAGAAGTCGATAATGACTACTGACTACTGGATTCTTAAAGTCCTGCGAATTGACGATTCACGCCTTGAGGAGATATAATGAGATTGAGGATTTGTTAGGGGTGAGAAGCCGTGCCGATGAAGGTGATTTGTGAGAACCGCAAGGCGCGGCATGATTATTTTATCTTGGAAACCTTTGAAGCCGGGATGGCGCTCACCGGGACCGAGGTAAAGTCAATGCGCGCGGGTCGGGGAAATCTCAAGAACAGTTACGCCCGGGTTGAAAAGGGTGAACTGTGGTTGTACGAAATGCATATAAGTCCCTACGAGCAGGGAAACCGTTTCAATCATGAGCCCAAACGACCGCGGAAGCTGTTGATGCATAAAAAAGAGATACTCAGGCTCTATGGATCGACGCGGGAGAAGGGACTGGGCCTGGTGCCCCTGCGGTGTTACTTTAAAGACGGCAGGATCAAGGTGGAAGTCGCGTTGGTAAGGGGTAAGAAGGAATACGACCGCCGGGAGGATATCGCGGCCCGCGATGCCAAGAGGGAAATGGAGCGTGCAGTGCGGCGCGAGCGCACGGTTTAAAGTTGCGAGTTCCGCGTTGCAGGTTGCCGGTTAAAAGCATGCTATTAGCAATCAGCGCTCAGCTTATAAAGTGTCGGCTTTAATAACCTTGAACCTTGAACGGACACAAAAGGTCTATCAGCTTCAGCTTGAACTTGGAACGGTCCCCAAAAGTTTATCCAAATTAGCTCAAAATGGGGGCGACAGGCTTCGACGGGGGAAACGGAGACAGGAGCAGCGAGCCGGGGTTGCTGCCAGCCCGTAATACGGCGGCGAAACAATAACAGCCAAAAACGATCTAGCCCTAGCCGCATAAGCGGCTAGCATCCTTCCTGCCCTCGCCTGCGGGGCGGGGAAAGGGTGTCGATTAGCAGGCTCCCCTTAAGGCTCATCCCGGAAGCCTTAAGGTAAATTAACGGGATAGCTTCGCCGGAGCCCGGCTGCGGGCGCCGGTTGGGCGAAAAACAATACGCAGCCTGCGCTCGGAGAAGCTGCTGTAGTCGGTCTCTCGGACGGGGGTTCGATTCCCCCCGCCTCCACCACTCATTACCACAGACACTTTAAAGGTTATTTCGATGATGTCTGTGTTAATAATAACTGATTCTACAAGTCTTTGAACCGCTTGCTTCTGGCGAAGCGGTTCATCTGATTCTAAGAGCGTATACAGCACTTTAAATAATTCTCTACGGCCTCTTCAGTAAAAAAATTTCTTTCCTGTTTTAGCGCCATTCTCTGAGCCGACGAAAAAAGCGGGGAGAGAAGATCACTGCCTGTCTCGGCTTTATTAGATTGGACTTCAACGAAAAGCTACTACCACGCGAGAGGGCGGAGGAGATCGCCCGGGGCTATGGTGAGGAAATTTTTAATGAGGTACTCAAACGTCTGTACAAGTCTTCTATGGGTGTTGATTTTGGTGACATACAAATAACAGCCATTTAAGCTAATCAATATTATGCTGCTCATCCTCTAGAAGGGAACTTGCAAAAATATAATGCGAAAACGATTTGTTAAAACTATATTTAGTAAAATGCTTAACGATTGGTTTTCAGCGAAAAAGGTGTTTTTATTGGATTACGGTAATAGCACTGAAAGAATTTCTGCTATGGATTTAATTATGCAGGTTCAAGCAGAGACAGAAATGCTTTTAAGTCCGGTTTTCTTTGGTCCATTTAGATGTTGATATTTATAAGAGTACTTTAGATTGTCTTGATTTTTTCTACTCTAGAGTAAATACAGGCAGCGTAATACTTATTCATGATTATGTTCAAGCTGCGGGAGTCAGAAAAGCTTTTGATGAGTTTTTTTCTAATAAACCAGACCTTATTATTGAACTTCCGGGACTTTATTGTCTGATGGTGAAAGTATAGTTTATTCAACACACTTTCATTAGGGTAAAAACGGCCACAAACCCATTGTCATTGTCGACCACATCACCGGTCTCATAAAAGTACGGGCAGCCGATCGGGCTGCCCATGTTATTGATCCTACGGTTAATTCGGGAAGCTTTGCAGTATAAGTAACTATCCCGTAAGTTTCACTCTTCTCGTGCCGAAAGCTTCCCCGGACCTTGAGTCGTGAGTGAAGGTGTGGTTGCCGCCCGTAATGGTAAAACGCTGGGTGACCAGTGAGCCGTAGAAGTCGCAGTTGCCTCCCGTCATATTAATTGAACCGTTGGGAGCATACAGAACGCCGTCAAACTCTTTAGAACTCCCTCCGGTTATGTTGATATTGCCGCCGGCGTAAAGAGCAACCAAATCGCTTGTGGGCGTCTGGTATTTAAAACCACCGCCGGTCAAGTTGATGTTTCCGGTAGCCACAATACTGCCCCGACCCTCAACCTTGCTGCCGGTAAATGATATATCCCCATTCACATACATAATTCCGTTAAGCGTCAGTTTATCGCCGGTAAAACTTTGACTCGTACTGTAGTATACAGCCGCACGATCTCTAAAGTCTTGAAGGTCGTATTCCGGGATTGGCATTACGGAGGTTGGTGAAACTAAGTTGTAACTGTGATGGCCACCCGTTTTGTGGAATGACCCGTTTGTGATCAAATCGCCCCAGGTATTATTGCCGCCGGTGACCGTTATATCTCCGACACATTCGTAGTCGTCATTAAAATCCCGGTTTCCTCCGGTAAACGTCGTATAGCCATTAATGTGAACCTTCCCGTTAACAGTCCAGTTTCCGCCGGTATCCGTAAACGATTGACTTTCGCCCGCTGAAAAAATCACGTAGTCGAAAGACGGATCTGCCGTTGACGTCACCGCCGCCGTGGCGTTTCCGGAGATGTTCCACGAAGATAACCCTAAAACCGACCCGAAGATCGGTGATACAGATACAGTTTTGCTGCAGGT
This window of the Bacillota bacterium genome carries:
- the truA gene encoding tRNA pseudouridine(38-40) synthase TruA, with translation MNEVRERNVALRITYDGTTFHGFQKQPGLRTVQGVLEEQIERLSGASCPLKAAGRTDAGVHARGQVVSFGLKGWQIPAARLVPALNGALPAEISILEAAEVPLGFHPRYDAVSKTYRYTVFRRAVRCPLSRLYSLHFPEALDVGLMRAVASDLSGKHDFSAFQNTGRPVKSAVRTLMEARIVENWPYMYFVFTAEGFLYQMVRILVGTLMEVGRGVRDRMVVQQALKNGNRRLAGPTAPAQGLCLERVVYEREIFGGVKSSARIQ
- the rpmJ gene encoding 50S ribosomal protein L36 translates to MKVRPSVKVMCEKCKIIRRKGKVMVICANPKHKQKQG
- the map gene encoding type I methionyl aminopeptidase, with the translated sequence MISKKTAREIRYMAEAGRIVALTLQELKKAIRPGVTTIELDALAEEFIRRQGAKPAFKGLYGFPATICASINEQVVHGIPGSRKLKEGEIISIDVGTEVSGFYGDGAATYPVGEVSRIAARLLETTCEALDQGIAMAVSGNRLSDISHAVQKHVESHGFSVVRDFVGHGIGKKMHEEPQIPNFGPPGRGPRLEEGMTLAIEPMVNIGTHEVKVLEDNWTVITRDGKLSAHFEHTVAVRDGKAEILTRA
- the rpsK gene encoding 30S ribosomal protein S11, with the translated sequence MARRTRTKKKERKNIEVGVAHIKSTFNNTMVAIADTNGNTVAWASAGTVGFKGSRKSTPFAAQMAAEKVAREAMEHGMKEVSVLVKGPGAGREAAIRSLQAAGLQVSLIKDVTPVPHNGCRAPKRRRV
- a CDS encoding TylF/MycF/NovP-related O-methyltransferase, whose translation is MVHLDVDIYKSTLDCLDFFYSRVNTGSVILIHDYVQAAGVRKAFDEFFSNKPDLIIELPGLYCLMVKV
- a CDS encoding KOW domain-containing RNA-binding protein, with the protein product MIDLIDAKEEVLLGRLVSSTAGRDAGHYYLVFGIVSERMLKLVDGIVRRTENPKEKNVRHLRFYPAVAREVTEKLTNGEKLTNAEIRQALAQMEKPE
- the rplQ gene encoding 50S ribosomal protein L17; amino-acid sequence: MGYRRFGVLAGHRKSILRNMVTSLFKEEKITTTETRAKEVRSIAERMVTLAKRGDLPARRQALRYIYDEEVVQKLFNNIGPRYQTKPGGYTRMLKIGQRRGDAAEMVVLELV
- the rpsM gene encoding 30S ribosomal protein S13; this translates as MARISGVDLPKDKRVEVALTYIFGIGRSTAKKVLAKTRVNPDTRVKNLTEEEVIRLREIIDREQKVEGDLRRETSLNIKRLMEIGCYKGLRHRRGMPVHGQRTRTNARTRKGPRRTVGVRRKK
- a CDS encoding DNA-directed RNA polymerase subunit alpha, which gives rise to MIEIEKPKIQCEAFSPTGDYGRFVVEPLERGYGITIGNSLRRVLLSSIPGGAVTAVKIEGVLHEFASVPGVREDVTELILNLKGLKIKMHTDEERILRIEAMGERTVNASDIIGDADVEIINPEHYIASLSPDARLFVEMTVSRGRGYVPAERHKAEFVIGVVPVDADFSPVKKVSYNVETIRIGPATDYDKLVLEVWTNGCVRPDEAVSLAARILYEHFHLFVGLSDTVSKMEIMVEKEEEKKNRLLEMPIEELDLSVRSYNCLKRAGINTVEELIERDEEEMIKVRNLGKKSLEEVKLKLAELGLSLRKNGE
- the infA gene encoding translation initiation factor IF-1; this translates as MAKQDVIEVEGTVVEPLPNAMFRVELPNGHKVLAHVSGKIRMHFIRILPGDRVTVELSPYDLTRGRIVYRYK
- a CDS encoding TadE/TadG family type IV pilus assembly protein; the encoded protein is MRRQKIFRPVKKLIKNEKGSVVVLFAFALAVMIGFLGLTIDVGYGYLQKTKLQNALDAAVLAGVQSLPDNTAQARNDAIAFAGNNGITLATSDVTVSSDNMTITCSKTVSVSPIFGSVLGLSSWNISGNATAAVTSTADPSFDYVIFSAGESQSFTDTGGNWTVNGKVHINGYTTFTGGNRDFNDDYECVGDITVTGGNNTWGDLITNGSFHKTGGHHSYNLVSPTSVMPIPEYDLQDFRDRAAVYYSTSQSFTGDKLTLNGIMYVNGDISFTGSKVEGRGSIVATGNINLTGGGFKYQTPTSDLVALYAGGNINITGGSSKEFDGVLYAPNGSINMTGGNCDFYGSLVTQRFTITGGNHTFTHDSRSGEAFGTRRVKLTG
- the smpB gene encoding SsrA-binding protein SmpB, yielding MKVICENRKARHDYFILETFEAGMALTGTEVKSMRAGRGNLKNSYARVEKGELWLYEMHISPYEQGNRFNHEPKRPRKLLMHKKEILRLYGSTREKGLGLVPLRCYFKDGRIKVEVALVRGKKEYDRREDIAARDAKREMERAVRRERTV
- the rpsD gene encoding 30S ribosomal protein S4 — translated: MARYTEARCRLCRREGIKLYLKGDRCYGTHCGVERRNSPPGQQTRSRRKVTEYAVQLREKQKVRRIYGVLEAQFRNYFEKAERQRGVTGDNLLRLLERRLDNVVYRLGLAASRSEARQLIGHGHFRVNGRKVNIPSFLVRIGQKISIDSAAESPRIKELIERASQNTPPAWLSYDSDSATGEAISYPTREQIDIPVKEQLIVELYSR